Proteins encoded together in one Prevotella scopos JCM 17725 window:
- a CDS encoding RluA family pseudouridine synthase, translating into MKFHPVVSEHSLPVRFNNPFDYEPDALCRAAVKQLQANLPITPIEGKMYGVLIVERNGEIGYLQAYSGQIADEGEDFVPAVFDYLQSDGYFKIHEAEITQLNQQITQLKASTAYQQASNSLKMIQQKAEKDIEEARKVMQGAKFLRDKRRKEAFISEAERNEMTRQSQFLKAELQRKKKAYAEQITAAQTIVNGYQKQITAWKRERKMKSDHLQHWLFSQFSLLNARRERKNLLDIFRDYYLKNSPARTKAAHITSVNTAERTTKENLAASLLPPSGAGECCEPKLLQYAFLHGYKPISMAMFWWGPPPKTEIRQHGNYYPACNGKCKPILEWMLDGIDVDYKDCNRTDYETELALSERLKIRYEDDYLAVVVKPSGLLSVPGKGCQPSVYSILKERWKGKSDVFMVHRLDMDTSGLLVVARNTEVYKALQAQFIGRSVKKKYVALLPLSVLEKQLPAEGRIELPLSPDPDDRPRQRVDRTNGKPATTEYRFIGKTTYGKEALEAVKIELYPLTGRTHQLRIHCAHPDGLGSPIIGDNLYGQRAERLWLHAEHLEFTHPITQKRMSFDTPL; encoded by the coding sequence ATGAAGTTTCACCCTGTCGTATCAGAGCACTCCCTACCCGTGCGGTTTAATAATCCTTTCGATTACGAACCGGACGCCCTTTGCCGTGCAGCAGTCAAGCAGTTGCAGGCAAATCTCCCTATAACACCTATCGAAGGAAAGATGTATGGCGTTCTGATTGTTGAGCGAAATGGGGAGATTGGTTACTTGCAAGCCTATTCAGGGCAGATAGCAGACGAGGGAGAAGACTTTGTACCAGCTGTTTTCGATTATCTTCAGTCCGATGGTTACTTCAAGATTCACGAGGCTGAGATTACCCAATTGAATCAACAGATAACCCAACTAAAAGCCTCAACAGCCTACCAACAGGCATCGAATAGCCTAAAAATGATTCAGCAGAAAGCAGAAAAGGATATCGAGGAAGCACGGAAAGTGATGCAAGGAGCTAAGTTCTTACGTGACAAACGACGTAAAGAGGCTTTTATTTCAGAGGCAGAACGAAACGAGATGACACGTCAGAGCCAGTTTCTTAAAGCCGAATTGCAACGTAAGAAAAAGGCTTATGCAGAGCAGATTACCGCTGCACAGACCATCGTAAACGGCTATCAGAAACAAATAACAGCATGGAAACGAGAGCGGAAAATGAAGTCTGACCATCTGCAACATTGGCTTTTCTCTCAGTTCTCATTGCTCAATGCACGCAGAGAGCGTAAGAACTTACTCGATATCTTCCGTGATTACTATTTGAAGAACAGTCCTGCACGTACGAAGGCTGCCCATATAACAAGTGTAAATACTGCTGAACGCACTACCAAGGAGAATCTTGCAGCTTCGCTACTTCCGCCTTCTGGCGCAGGTGAATGCTGTGAACCAAAACTCTTACAATATGCCTTTCTTCATGGTTATAAGCCTATTAGCATGGCAATGTTTTGGTGGGGACCACCGCCAAAGACTGAGATTAGACAGCATGGAAACTACTATCCTGCTTGTAATGGAAAGTGTAAACCCATCTTGGAGTGGATGTTAGACGGGATAGACGTTGACTATAAGGATTGCAATAGGACAGATTATGAAACCGAATTAGCACTTTCTGAAAGACTAAAAATACGCTATGAAGATGATTATCTTGCTGTCGTTGTCAAGCCATCAGGCTTACTTTCGGTCCCAGGGAAAGGCTGTCAGCCATCAGTTTATAGTATTCTAAAGGAGCGATGGAAGGGGAAGAGCGATGTATTCATGGTGCATCGATTAGACATGGATACAAGTGGCTTACTCGTTGTTGCCCGCAATACGGAGGTTTATAAGGCTTTACAGGCGCAGTTTATTGGGCGTTCTGTAAAGAAGAAGTATGTTGCTCTGCTTCCTCTCTCTGTCCTCGAAAAGCAGTTACCAGCAGAGGGACGGATAGAACTTCCACTCTCTCCCGACCCAGACGACCGTCCTCGGCAGCGTGTTGATAGAACTAATGGGAAGCCTGCAACCACCGAGTATCGCTTTATCGGTAAGACTACATACGGCAAAGAAGCATTGGAAGCTGTGAAGATTGAGCTCTATCCGCTGACAGGTCGTACCCACCAACTGCGCATTCATTGTGCTCATCCAGATGGATTGGGCTCCCCTATTATTGGCGACAACCTCTATGGGCAGCGAGCAGAACGCCTTTGGCTACACGCAGAACACCTTGAATTCACTCATCCTATCACTCAGAAGCGAATGAGTTTCGATACTCCTTTATAA
- a CDS encoding KUP/HAK/KT family potassium transporter, protein MTRDNNYSISARHKLSLMGVIVTLGIVFGDIGTSPLYVMKAIVRAGNPVNAEYIIGAVSCIIWTLTLQTTVKYVLIALRADNKGEGGILALYALIRRHSRKWFYFLAIIGASTLIADGVITPSITVLSAIEGLKVYEPETPVVPIALCIVTVLFFIQQFGTNMIGKLFGPLMLLWFSMLGVLGAMHIGDYIPILQAFNPLHAIRLLTSNPEWFLILGAVFLCTTGAEALYSDLGHCGINNIRTSWAFVKVMLILNYLGQGAWIIVHVNNLTSDLNPFYAIMPHGMLFFGIVMATIAAIIASQALISGSFTIFSEAMNLKFWPRQKIKYPTDVKGQLYIPFVNMSLFVLCVIVILFFKSSERMEAAYGLSITITMLMTTFLLSAYLTIRRVNRWLTLLFLIVFVGLESIFFVANMAKFMNGGWVTMLLASVMIAIMYVWYNATTIRNSQIQIRDVRESFSIISDIKNDDSIPKYATNIVYLTKLGGKYDIEQKILYSIINKHPMRADHYFLLHIDYQDSPSTLEYDVTTLVPDTLYRINLRLGFRIHPLVNRYFRQIIEDMVAKNEFSLASSYPSLAKHNVMGNFVFVLINRIYSTFASFSFKERLIMDAYEWIDHLKLSMTRSLGLNTSNVLIENVPLTLKSHAKKVGNSIPRVERIEEEED, encoded by the coding sequence ATGACACGGGATAACAATTATAGTATTTCTGCACGCCATAAACTAAGTTTAATGGGCGTTATTGTAACCTTAGGTATTGTTTTCGGAGATATAGGTACATCTCCTTTGTATGTGATGAAGGCTATTGTTAGGGCTGGAAACCCTGTTAATGCTGAATATATCATCGGTGCAGTGTCGTGTATTATATGGACATTAACCCTTCAAACGACTGTTAAATATGTCTTAATAGCCCTCCGTGCGGATAATAAAGGAGAGGGTGGAATACTCGCTTTGTATGCTTTAATACGTCGACATAGTCGTAAATGGTTTTACTTCTTAGCGATTATTGGTGCCAGTACGCTGATAGCTGATGGTGTAATAACGCCTTCTATTACGGTTCTCTCTGCTATAGAGGGATTGAAGGTCTATGAACCAGAGACCCCAGTTGTACCTATTGCCCTTTGTATTGTTACTGTTTTGTTCTTCATTCAGCAATTCGGAACGAATATGATTGGCAAGTTGTTTGGTCCATTAATGCTCTTATGGTTTTCAATGTTGGGAGTGTTAGGAGCTATGCATATCGGTGATTATATTCCTATTCTGCAAGCTTTTAATCCCTTACATGCCATCCGCTTGCTGACGAGTAACCCAGAGTGGTTCTTAATCTTGGGTGCAGTGTTCCTCTGTACGACAGGTGCTGAGGCCTTATATTCCGACTTAGGGCATTGTGGTATTAATAACATCCGCACGAGTTGGGCCTTTGTCAAGGTCATGTTAATCCTCAACTATCTTGGTCAAGGGGCTTGGATAATTGTACATGTCAATAATCTTACCTCTGACTTGAACCCTTTTTATGCCATTATGCCCCACGGTATGCTCTTTTTCGGTATTGTCATGGCAACGATAGCAGCCATCATTGCGAGTCAAGCATTGATTAGTGGGTCGTTTACTATCTTCAGTGAAGCAATGAACTTGAAGTTTTGGCCACGTCAGAAGATTAAGTATCCGACCGATGTTAAGGGACAACTTTATATCCCATTTGTCAATATGTCGCTCTTCGTCTTATGTGTGATTGTGATACTTTTCTTCAAGAGTTCGGAACGAATGGAGGCTGCTTACGGCTTGTCAATCACGATAACCATGCTCATGACTACCTTCCTCTTGAGTGCTTATCTTACTATTCGTCGAGTAAATCGTTGGCTAACACTCCTGTTCCTTATTGTCTTTGTCGGTTTGGAGAGTATCTTCTTCGTCGCAAACATGGCAAAGTTTATGAATGGAGGTTGGGTAACCATGCTTCTTGCCAGTGTGATGATAGCAATCATGTATGTGTGGTATAATGCCACAACCATTCGTAATTCGCAGATACAGATACGTGATGTTCGTGAATCGTTCAGTATTATTTCCGATATTAAGAACGATGATTCAATCCCTAAGTATGCGACAAATATTGTCTATCTCACCAAACTTGGGGGTAAATACGACATTGAACAGAAGATTCTCTATTCAATCATTAACAAGCATCCAATGCGTGCTGACCATTATTTCTTGCTACATATAGACTATCAAGACAGTCCATCAACGCTGGAATATGACGTTACCACGCTTGTTCCCGATACTCTTTATCGTATCAATCTACGGTTAGGATTCCGCATCCACCCACTTGTCAATCGTTATTTTAGGCAGATAATCGAGGATATGGTAGCTAAGAATGAGTTCTCTCTTGCGTCATCTTATCCGTCATTGGCTAAGCATAATGTGATGGGAAACTTCGTATTTGTGCTTATTAATAGGATTTATTCAACCTTCGCTTCTTTCTCTTTTAAGGAGCGACTTATCATGGATGCCTATGAATGGATTGACCATTTGAAATTGAGTATGACACGTTCTTTAGGTCTGAATACGAGTAATGTCTTGATAGAGAACGTACCACTCACATTAAAGTCACATGCTAAAAAGGTAGGAAATAGTATTCCAAGGGTTGAAAGAATAGAAGAAGAGGAAGATTAG